One genomic region from Argentina anserina chromosome 2, drPotAnse1.1, whole genome shotgun sequence encodes:
- the LOC126784203 gene encoding uncharacterized mitochondrial protein AtMg00310-like — MAGLFSELLGFRGVNDPGFYLGMPTLWGRSKKEALGYIVDRVKRKLEGWKQNTLSLGGKEVLLKSEAVAIPAYPMSCFLFPKAVCDSINSGMSKFWWGDEKIHWKKWADLGKSKSNGGLRFHDLHEFNLALLAKQCWRLLQFPDSIWAMTMKARYFPKCSFFQLKEAIVPLGVGLVCLQLGTILVGSRWQV, encoded by the coding sequence ATGGCAGGTTTGTTTAGTGAATTGTTGGGCTTCAGGGGAGTCAATGACCCTGGCTTTTACCTTGGCATGCCTACTTTATGGGGTAGATCCAAAAAGGAGGCTTTGGGGTACATTGTTGACAGGGTCAAAAGAAAACTGGAGGGCTGGAAACAAAACACACTGTCTCTGGGAGGGAAAGAGGTTCTTTTAAAGTCTGAGGCAGTGGCTATCCCAGCTTACCCTATGTCTTGTTTCCTATTCCCCAAAGCAGTTTGTGATTCTATCAATTCGGGTATGAGCAAGTTCTGGTGGGGTGATGAGAAGATTCATTGGAAAAAATGGGCTGATCTAGGGAAAAGCAAGAGCAATGGAGGTTTGAGATTTCATGATCTTCATGAATTCAATCTTGCTCTATTGGCTAAGCAGTGTTGGAGACTTCTCCAATTCCCCGACTCTATATGGGCTATGACTATGAAAGCTCGATATTTCCCTAAATGTTCTTTCTTCCAGCTAAAAGAGGCCATCGTGCCTCTTGGAGTTGGTCTAGTTTGCTTGCAGCTAGGGACTATTCTTGTTGGTAGCAGGTGGCAGGTGTAA